A genomic region of Macaca thibetana thibetana isolate TM-01 chromosome 14, ASM2454274v1, whole genome shotgun sequence contains the following coding sequences:
- the LOC126935722 gene encoding mitochondrial import receptor subunit TOM5 homolog gives MYLSSSSITDTLYEMFRIKGLSMTLDPEGTKWKMRVDVISSLQSFLIYAALLQVTAFILKKLGSI, from the exons ATGTATTTGAGCTCAAGCTCTATCACTGATACGCTATATGAGA TGTTCCGGATCAAGGGCCTTTCAATGACGTTGGACCCGGAGGGCACAAAATGGAAGATGCGTGTGGATGTGATCTCCTCCTTACAGAGCTTCCTCATCTATGCGGCCCTGCTGCAAGTCACCGCTTTTATCTTAAAGAAATTGGGCAGCATATGA